The Kwoniella bestiolae CBS 10118 chromosome 5, complete sequence genomic interval GCAACGAGGTTTAATGTTCTCGGTGTGCCAGATAGATATATGACAAGTGATTGATACGAGACTGTTAACCCACCAAATCCTCTAATTGCCTTCTGGCTTGTTCGATTACCCCATCCTGACCTTTCAGAACGATACACATTCGTGATAAATCTCTAATTTCAGTTTGACAAACAACGAGGGAGTCTAACAAACGTCCAGTTAGACCAATATCAGCGATAGCTCAGAGAAGACATCGAGCGCGACTAGCTTACCGATGTTGAACCCTCTACCAGCTAAAATACCAGATACTCTGGACAGCACACCCGGTTCATTCTGGACCAAACAGTTGAGCAAGTGTCTATGTAATGGTATCACGGCATCAGTAAAAGATTATATGGTACCCCCATACTTCTGAAATGAGATTGAATAGGATGATCGAGGTATGACTTACCTCTTGTAAGGTTCATtggatggaggaggggtgtTATACAAGATATTCGTAACGGCCTCTTCAGCAGATGGTGTTCGAGGGTTGGgagagacgagatgaggGAGTCTTCGAGCGGTTTTGTGGATTTTGTCTAAATGTCGCTCGCACACATCAGCTATTGACAGATATTTATAGGACCGAGATGATGACTGGCACGTTGGCGGTGACACACTCACAGTCCAAAGCACTCGTACTATCATCAATGGGTTTAGGCGCAGAAGGACCTTTAGCAGCTTGAGCTGGAGCGGTGGTCGAAGAGAATCTCACGGAGGAGAGGAATCGTCCtctgagggaggaggatagagCTCTTGCTGACATCTTGAGCTTTTTGGTGGTGAAGTAGTCCTTGGAAGATGACAATCAATGATCTACTTGATCTATACTCTAACTGCTTCGGCGTATCCGACCTGAATTGACTTTTCTtcgactcactctcattTTGACTTTTCTTGTTGCATTTGATCCCGTCCTTTTCCTCTACCTTTCCCATGTGGCCCCAGCATTGGCATGACTACCCATCTACCAAAGGAGATCAAAAGTATCTCCATATATGCCACATGTCTTTTTGATCCCGGTAATTCAATGGTAATCCCGAATCAACGCTGTGACCGATCCCTTTCGACCCTGAGTTTCAGGAACAACACTAGTGTTTGTTGATGTGTGTTTTGTTGATATGATCCGTGCATAGGCACTCGTTTCATTCGCAACATAAACAATCCATCGTGGCATGTTTGTTTTGTTGTTTATTCATTTGTACTCGTGATATTTATAGTGCTTAATCCACTTACGATCCCTTGTTCGTCTCGAGAGGGAGCTCGTGGGTAGGGGAATGTGGCTTGTGATATATCTTGTGATGTGGTGCTCTTTCTTCGTACGCCGAGCAACGTCTCCACTTGATTACGCTTTGACCCGTCCTATTCATTgcttttcctcctcttggCTGAGCAAGGAcggttgagaatgagagaagggagacGAGCAAGTGCCAAGAGACGTAAGCAGTACAATATACAATAGGGATGGTGTATGTAATGTTTGATGATGACGCTTTgatcccctttccctttccttgtGCTGTGATACCTTTgtcttttctctcttctgtGTCCTTGTGATGTACATCTGTTGAGACtacacatatatacatatatccaAGATACCATCCCCCCCActtttccctttctttcttcttatTCATACTAATCAATTTAATAGCTAACATCTTACCATTCCTCTCGACGAGCCTCGTTCAATACCAATTCGAATATCGACCAAACCAACTTACCAACCACTTTCATTAACAAGTTCAACTGTACACACATTCTTTCGAcatctcaaactcaccaaaaaATCCAAATCCCAACGTAAAGAATCCTTAGAACTTCTTACTTGAACATCACCAAAATCTCAACTACACGACTTCTTCCACTCAACCGATTCCAAAAACAACAATCAACGCAATGTTCGCCTCCGCCGCTTCATACCTTCTCATCGCTGCTGCAGCTCTCCAACCTGTCTTTGCAGGTGTATACATTACCGCTCCCGTAGCTGGAACAAAGGCTATCGGTGGACAAGTCTTGGAAGTCAAGTGGGGTGAGTGTTCCTCTCGTGCCTGCTACTCTCAGCCTCATTCTCGATATCACAATGATCTTTACCCATCTTTCTTTCAATCGAACAATGAAAGCTAGTCATCCTGCCAAGTAACCCAAGCTGACGCTTTGACCTTTAGCTGACGACGGTAAAACCCCCACTGTCGGATCCATCGGTCCATGCTCCGTCGACATCTACACCGGATCAGTCAACAACCAAGTCAAACTTCAAAATCTCGCTGCTTCAGTGGACGTATCCAAGACATCTAGTATATCAGCCACCATCGACCCATCGATCGGAcaggatggtgagtttagtTTTCTCTTCGCATCCACACCCCACTCTCCCTTTGACCTGCCCCTACTCCCTACTGTAAAATATGATTTGGATATATTATATATGCTAACTTTgcccacccacccacccagaTTCTCACTATTTCGTCCGattcacctccctctccctcaaatccGAATCAAACCCCCAATACCCCTACCAAGCCTTCTCAGCCATGttccccatctcatccatgACCGGTCAATTCAATGCCACCGTCCTAGCCGCCATCGACGCTTCCAACGCCACCTCCACTGCACCCGTATCAGCCGCTTCCTCTGGAAAAGCCACAGCGGGATTGGcagcttctgcttctgcgTCCAAATCTGGTGCTTCGGCCAGCGCGTCTGCTTCTGGTAAATCTACCAGTGCGGGTGTGCCTTTGGCGGATGTCGTTCCTGCCGGTTTGTTACTTGGTGCTGCTGGGTTTGTATCCTACTTGGTTCTCTGATTTCAGTAAAGGACGATATATTTGTTATAAAATATACCCCAATTCATTTCTCTATTTTACTTAAAACGGTTAGATACCATGGTGACTCAAATACATATATCTGGATATGCTCTTATACCCTGCCTCGAAGGCTGCAATGATCTTATGAAATAAAGTATAACTCTGGTCTATCCACGATACGATTAGGAGATGTCGGTGTGCCCACTCAACCGCAAGCGTAACTACAGTACATCGATCTGCATCATACAATCACCACTCGATCAGATAGTCCAGATCATCTACATGTCATACACTTGACGTCTAATATCTATAATATGCTGTACAACCCTTCCGATGCTGATCACCCATATATCCCAAGACAACAAAAGATATCCATAGAGGACTAAGCCCGTTCATCCAAAATCTGCACAAaaacctcatccccatcttcaaaCCACCACCCCACATCCCTATCCTCCCAGACATTCGTAATCTTATTAACCCTCTCCAGATCTGTGCCTTCTATcctatcttcatctgctcCTACCCGGCCTGTCTGGGTAGTTGGAATCGGCTTGGTATTGTATATTTGGATGTTCTGCCATTGGCTCGTGGGGATGTTGAATGTCTTGCAGAGTTTGCGCTGGAGGAGAGAGATTTTGgcggaggggaggatggggattGAGAGGGGCGAGAATGGATCTGTAATcgtggaggagggggaggaagcagggagagggagggagaaatGGATTTTGAGGGCTGTTGGGAGAAGTCAAGACGAGGTGAGGGCGGAGGGGGGATAGACAAGAGGTAGATGTAGTAAATGAGGGGATAGGGGTACAATGATTTGCACTTGACATTAGCGACAACTCCAAGTGGGTGAGAACACACACTcactgatcatcctccctttcaGCCCTGCTCTCCCCACAccaaccttcttcactttcccactcccactcccactgtcatctccatcaatcaacgGTACATTATGTACCTTACACAACTCCTCGTACCTCCCCCAATCCTCTTGCCTCCCTCCTTGCCTTTGCCTCTTCACGAAAGAGGTATAAAACAATTCCGCGTCTCTCCGCTCGTTTGGCGTAATGCCATTCGAGTTGAACGAAGCCAACAGTGGGAATAGGGAGATACATATTGATCGGAGGGATTTATCGTCCACCGAATTGAGTTCGCTCTTTTTGGGTTCACCAGGTTGCCCGTCAATTGGATTATCAAGGCGTATGGTGAGTCGTAGAACTGTAAGATTGGGTAGACAATTGGATAGGTTATGTAGGTTCTGGAATGTTGATATATCCGAGTCAAGGAAGATTAACGATTTGAGATTATCCAACTTCGTCTCTGTATGAGGGATCGAAGAGAGAGGGGTGAATGACAGATCCAGATTCTCGAGCCTACAGGCAATATGATCATGATGAGTTTTATCTCTCTATACGAGCACAGCAAAAATGCCTTTTTTGGGTGGTACCCCCCTCGAAAACATCGTTATGACCACTTACGTTGGTAGGTGACTCAATGTAttcacagtctcctcccaACTCAATATTGGACATCCACCCAACCTCAATTCCCTCAACTCGCCGAGACCATCTGGAATACTAGTGAGTTGATCTAGCCTCTTATTCGCTTCTAGATGAAGTACCTCCAAGTTCGGGAATAGCGGGGTGAGGGAGCAGACCTGGATGGATACAACTCATCAGGTCACCTCCAGTATTCTGAGACAACACAcagacccacctcatcccatgATAACATACAATCAGATAAATATAATTCCTTGATCCTTTTGAACGTAGATATATatcgttctttctcttcttctggtaaATCAGGAGAGACAGCTCGTATGCGGGAATGACTACGGGTACGAGATGACCAGCACATCAGTATTTATCTGGGTTGGTAAAATGACGAAGACGATATAACCCACTTCAAAGTCAATATTTCCAATGCCTCAAAAcaatctaccacctccaatATCTGATCCCAAGTGTTCATGAGATTATTAGACAAATTCAACCATTTCAGACCTATCATCACCAAGGACGACTCAGCATCACCCTCTCTCGTCATATTATCACAGCagcatgaacatgaacgTACCTTTCATCCTCTGCCTCAACACCTTTCTCGTATGTTCATCGCCCCCAATTTTCCCTATATGTTCATCCTCAAACCCCATATTCCTTATTTTCTCCAGTCTGCCTATCCTCGCTTTGACACTCGAAATATTCGGAGCAGAGACGATAATAGCATTTGAGCTTGAGCCCAGTATCACACTCTCATCGTTCCCACCTAgtacctcatcctccttcttcctgatatcttcttccgGGGAGATCAAGACGATCCGCCCATACCTATCTTCAATACTCTCTACCAAACCCTTCCCGTCCCTCAACGGATTAGATCCATACGTGTACTTGATAAAACTcccacttccctcttctaCCGTGCGAAATACCTGTGTATCCTGGAATGTACCGTTATGTTTCCCGTATGTGTAATCATCGTATTCGACTCCTAGCCATATCTGCTCGCCCTCACTGacagctgaggaggaggaagcagaggAGGGTGGGAGTGGACCGATATAGCGTAAAGTCAACGGATGACTGGTTTTGGCGTTGAGGTAGCGATTTCCTACGATATATGGAGTTTGGGTGTAAGGGGTGGATGGACCTGCTTCGATCTGGAGCTGAGATGACATGTCGTACTCTCTTCGCCCGACAATCTCGACAGTTTGGGGATGTTGATTCTACAAGATATTAGAAATGACAAAGTTATCCACAATGCGAACAAAAGTTGGCAGTCTCATGGGTAAACCGGGTATATCCGTTGATTCTCGTAATTCTCGATGAgatttcctcctctttctcattctcattctcattctcgttctcattctcatccccatATATGTTTGGGACAAGTATAGTACGAAAAGGCGACGAGAAAGGATGACCAGCACCGCGCATGCACGCATGTCCGATCAGAGGAACCATCTCATTGATCGATATACTCGGTGGCATGatgatcctcatccccaaGCAAGAAGCCAGTATCACGCGAAGCTTTGCTTGTACTGTCGATATAACCAAAGATGCAATGCATAGTCTACACAACCTCCGCAGACACACCCTCAGGCAGCCTAGCCTGACCCCAGAACCTAGGCGACTTATCAACGTTCTGTCTACCCCTTGGCGTCCTCGCCAGGGCTCCTCGAGCCAGTCCCAGGCCGGTGGTATGTGTAGATACACCTGACAATCTCTCTCCTGCGTGCAATAGTCGACCAGTCTTGGGGGTGTTCATACTGTGTTGcaagagatatcagcttagCACGAATCATCTAGTGACCGGAGTCATGGggatggaaagaagggatggacGAATGACCACTTACCCTGGTCTCCTGTATGCCGGCGTATCTGGAGATACGTTTGGCGAGCGCACACCACCATAAGCAGACTCTTCAGCTTGGATGTAGTCCTGTGTAGCGTAGGTACGAAATCAGCATCGTATTCCAGATCGAAACGCTCCGAGACAATCTTGCGATTCTGGACAGCATGAGTCACATCCCTTTGCCATCTCACGTATGCAATCAAGCAATTATTGATATCCACACCAAGACCTCCCTACATCGCGGCCGTGGCAAGTCTGCACACCAGAAAAGACtcaaaacactcacagcaaaCTCCTTAGCCTTCACCTTaaactccctcctctccccctcactcTTATACTTCAGcaccttctcaacctgcAACCTAGTCCGAGgcttcaacccctcccacccttcaccaacttcctccaacttgCCTCCCTTCTGCTCCAATAGATCCAAAGAGGACTTCCCAACCTCCCTAGCAAGCATCTCAAACTTCAGATCCCTCGGTCCGTCCACCAGCGTAACGATGGCGTGAGGGGCGTTGTCCCCCTGACGTCGTCCGAATTTATGTATACGGGTGTATCCCCCTGGACGTTCGGCATATCGCAGAGAGAGTTCATCGAATAActtggggaggagggatttGGGGGGGACGAAGTGTTCGTCGTCGTTTTCTGCCTCGAggagagatgaggaagaggaggaggaggaggcgatgggagagggggagttgtGTGGAGGCTGTGGTGGGTATCATGATTTAGCTCAATTACGTTCTgataagaagaaagagggagggGACGTGCCATAAGATAGGCCATGGCTTTGCTTCGTGAAGGGTTGGTACCCTTCTTTCCAAGTGTGATGATCTGTCAAAAGTGGACAAGGAGATCAGTTCCGAATGAAGATGGCCAGTGTTAGTGCAACATTGGAAGTCAGACCCACCTTTTCAGCCATCCTGGCAGCTTCCTTGGCTTTTGGTAATGTCGTTTTGATCGTTTCATGATGTAGCAAAGCAGATACGAGGTTTCTACATTGCGAGTTGAGAGAGATCAGCTTATATCCAGATGGTACATGATATCACATTGTCATGATAGCTCGTGATTTTCCCTTCTAGTCTCCACTATATTCGCGGGACAGTATTGGGTAAGAGCAATCAAGGGTGGATATAATGGCTCACCTCAACAACGCTATCCTATGAGCGGGCATCCTACCCAATTTTCTTTGATTTATACCGTGTTTCATATTGATTGATCCTGCTTTTTATATCTTTTCTATTCCAATGAGTTTGACGGATAATTCTTGACGATTGcgattgaagatgaagtaaAAAGCGAGGATGTGACACTGGACTATCTATGCTGGATGTAAGTATAGGTATAGAAAGAAAGAGACGACTGAAATATACGAGATGTCAAAGTTaaagagaggagagaccAACTGAAATCTGTGCCACATTGAATTGTATGATCGGATATACCGGTGTTATGTCTCGATTACCTCACCCACCATAGCgtatcaccatcatctaCAGTAGCATTCTCATCAGATATATGCATTCCATTCCTCGACATCGATCCAAATAACATCATTCTCACCTGCATACCACACCATCCATATAATACACCCACAACCGATCTATCACGATGTACAGAacactccccctcctccgatcagccctcccctccctccgaCCCCAACTCCGATCAACCGCTGTCCGAGCAATCAAGCCCCAAAAGGTCGTATTTCAATATCGAAGTTATGCGGCAGCTGCTGGGTTAAGTAAGGACGATATCACCTCGAGGGTGTTGGACGTTTTGAAGAGTTTCGAGAAAGTTGATTCGACCAAGGTTAGTACGAGCACTTCCTTCATGGCTAcggggaagaggtgggtgGAATAGAAGAGAGCTGATTGGACTGTTCATGTTTGTGATCTATCTATCTACCAATCTGCTCGCATTTGATACATTACGATCGCCATGAACGATAAAATCCCCCTCCTCTATTTCAACACATCCCAACACGCCGATACACTCCTACTAAATCAAATCGCCAAATATTGAAACCACGCTGtcattcatcaatccaaCCCAAACATTCGATCTTCATTTCCCGCAATCTCATTTCCCAACTGGCGCCCCCCGCCCACAGCTCACACCAGGAGCCTCATTCACATCCGATCTCGGACTCGACTCCCTCGACGCCGTAGAGGTAGTCATGGCTATCGAGGAGGAGTTCGCCATTGAGATCCCCGATGCCGAGGCCGATGAGATCACCACGGTAcaaaaaggtgagttttgagTTCGGAATAGGGAATATAGATTGTGGGAGCAATGATAAGCTGGGCTGCTGGGgtgagagtgaagagtgagatggacGGGTCGTATATGGTACAGGAGAATTGAGTAGAACGGGCTCGATCGGTAGGCGAAGAGGTAGACagaagtggagaaggagaattgCATGTGTCATCAGAGGATCATTCTAGGGGAAGAACAGACCATTTTAACATGGATCGAATGCTGACTTACTTTTGAACCTACAGCTATCGACTACGTTTCTCACGTGAGTAGTATATAGTGAAACGATACACATATCGTACACGTAAATGCTGACCTTACTCCTATTCATCGCTCACAATAGTCCCCAGAAGGTATGTCCCTTGTTCTGTCATCAGACCATACTTGAGCAGAACACAACACTGACTTTTAA includes:
- a CDS encoding acyl carrier protein, translating into MYRTLPLLRSALPSLRPQLRSTAVRAIKPQKVVFQYRSYAAAAGLSKDDITSRVLDVLKSFEKVDSTKLTPGASFTSDLGLDSLDAVEVVMAIEEEFAIEIPDAEADEITTVQKAIDYVSHSPEAH
- a CDS encoding ribosomal protein L17, translated to MKHGINQRKLGRMPAHRIALLRNLVSALLHHETIKTTLPKAKEAARMAEKIITLGKKGTNPSRSKAMAYLMPPHNSPSPIASSSSSSSSLLEAENDDEHFVPPKSLLPKLFDELSLRYAERPGGYTRIHKFGRRQGDNAPHAIVTLVDGPRDLKFEMLAREVGKSSLDLLEQKGGKLEEVGEGWEGLKPRTRLQVEKVLKYKSEGERREFKVKAKEFADYIQAEESAYGGVRSPNVSPDTPAYRRPGMNTPKTGRLLHAGERLSGVSTHTTGLGLARGALARTPRGRQNVDKSPRFWGQARLPEGVSAEVV